A segment of the Bordetella flabilis genome:
CGCGCTGAAGGTGTCCACACGCGTGTGCGTGATGGGACATGGGCGCATCGTTTTCGAAGGAAGCCCCCAGGAGCTGCACTCGAACGAGGCCCTGGTGTCGCAATGGCTGGCCGTGTGATCGCCCGCCGCCTCTCCTTCCATTCCCTTCACGATCCACACTATGAAAAGCAGCCAAGACAAAGTCATCATCTCCTGCGCCGTTACCGGATCGGTGCACACGCCGACCATGTCGGCGCATCTGCCGCTGACGCCGGACCAGATCGCCGAGCAGGCCATCGAAGCGGCCGCCGCCGGCGCGGCCATCCTGCACCTGCATGCACGCGACCCGCATGACGGGCGGCCCACGGCCGACCCGGCCGTCTTCGACGCATTCGTTCCCCGCATCCGCGACGCGACCGATGCGGTCATCAACATCACGACCGGCGGAAGTACCCGCATGACGCTGGAGGAGCGGCTGGCCTACCCGCTGCGCGCCAAGCCGGAGATGTGTTCGCTGAACATGGGGTCGATGAACTTCTCCATCCACCCCGCCGCCCGGCGCATCTCCCAATGGAAGTACGACTGGGAACAACCTTATATCGAGGGCATGGAGGACCTGATCTTCCGCAATACCTTTCGCGATATCCGGCACATCCTGAAGGTCCTGGGCGAAGAATGCGGTACGCGCTTCGAATTCGAGTGCTATGACATGGGGCATCTGTACAACCTGGCCCATTTCGTGGACGAAGGCCTGGTGCAAGGTCCGTTGTTCATCCAGAGCATCTTCGGGATTCTGGGCGGCATGGGTCCCGACCCGGAGAACCTGGCCACCATGAAGACCACCGCGGATCGGCTGTTCGGCCGTGGCGGGTATCGTTTTTCGGTGCTGGGGGCGGGGCGCCACCAGATGCCGCTGGTGACCATGGGCGCCATCCTGGGCGGCAATGTGCGCGTGGGCCTGGAGGACAGCCTGTACCTGGGCAAGGGCGAACTGGCGAAGTCGTGCGCCGAACAGGTGCTGAAGATACGGCGCATCCTGGAAGCGCTGTCGCTGGACATCGCCACGCCCGACGAGGCGCGGCAGATGCTGGACTTGAAGGGCCGGGACGCGGTGGCGTTCTGACCGTGTGCTGACTTCCTACCTGGACCTGGACTATTCATGACGAACTATCTGCAAGGCCGCGTGGCCATCGTGACGGGGGCCGGAAGCGGCCTTGGGCGCTCGCATGCGATTGAACTGGCGCGCCATGGGGCGCGCGTCGTGGTCAACGATATGGCGCAGGCATCCGCCAGCGCCGTGGTGGAGGAGATCCGGCGCGATGGCGGCGAGGCCGTCGCCATCGGCGGCGACGTGACCGCCTACGACAGCATGCAGGATATGGCGGCGCAGGTGATGGAACGCTGGCAGCGTATCGACATCCTGGTCAACAATGCCGGCATCCTGCGCGACAAGAGCTTCTCCAAGATGTCGCTGGAGGACTTTCGCCAAGTGATGGATGTGCACCTGATGGGCAGCGTGCATTGCATCAAGGCGGTGTGGGAAACCATGCGCGCGCAACGCCATGGGCGCATCGTCATGACGACATCGTCGTCCGGCCTGTATGGCAACTTCGGCCAGTCCAACTACGGCGCGGCCAAGATGGCGCTGGTTGGCCTGATGCAGACCTTGGCGCTGGAGGGCGAGAAGTACGGCATCCGGGTGAATTGCCTGGCGCCGACCGCGGCGACGGCCATGACCCAGGGTGTGTTGACGCCCGATTCCCTGGCGCGCCTGTCGCCCGATGCCGTCAGCCCGGCCCTGGTTGCGCTGGTGGGTGAGGATGCCCCCACCCGCTGCATTTTGCTGGCGGGGGGCGGCAGCGTCGAAAGCGCGAACGTCACGATGACCCGCGGCATCTTCATCGGCGAAGGGGACGATGCGGCCATGCAGATCCGCGCGCGCATGCAGGAAGTCCGCGACCGCCAGGGTGAAGTCGTGCCGGCCACCGGCTTCGAGCAATGCCAGTTCGAACTGGCCAAGGCCGGCTACGAAATGGCGCTGCCCGGAGCGGCCTGATCCCGTGATGTCCGGCATCAGGCCCGGCTCGCCGGGCCTGGACACCGAGGGACGGCCTCGCGCCTGTTTCACCGCACGCCACAGTGTGTCCCTGTCGCGCGGCGGCTAGCCTCTACCGTGGCAAGCGCATTTGAGTACCGGCGCCTTGGCGGCTATGCGCTTTTCGATACCAACCCGCGCAGCACTGTCTCCAGATCCGT
Coding sequences within it:
- a CDS encoding 3-keto-5-aminohexanoate cleavage protein, coding for MKSSQDKVIISCAVTGSVHTPTMSAHLPLTPDQIAEQAIEAAAAGAAILHLHARDPHDGRPTADPAVFDAFVPRIRDATDAVINITTGGSTRMTLEERLAYPLRAKPEMCSLNMGSMNFSIHPAARRISQWKYDWEQPYIEGMEDLIFRNTFRDIRHILKVLGEECGTRFEFECYDMGHLYNLAHFVDEGLVQGPLFIQSIFGILGGMGPDPENLATMKTTADRLFGRGGYRFSVLGAGRHQMPLVTMGAILGGNVRVGLEDSLYLGKGELAKSCAEQVLKIRRILEALSLDIATPDEARQMLDLKGRDAVAF
- a CDS encoding SDR family NAD(P)-dependent oxidoreductase — its product is MTNYLQGRVAIVTGAGSGLGRSHAIELARHGARVVVNDMAQASASAVVEEIRRDGGEAVAIGGDVTAYDSMQDMAAQVMERWQRIDILVNNAGILRDKSFSKMSLEDFRQVMDVHLMGSVHCIKAVWETMRAQRHGRIVMTTSSSGLYGNFGQSNYGAAKMALVGLMQTLALEGEKYGIRVNCLAPTAATAMTQGVLTPDSLARLSPDAVSPALVALVGEDAPTRCILLAGGGSVESANVTMTRGIFIGEGDDAAMQIRARMQEVRDRQGEVVPATGFEQCQFELAKAGYEMALPGAA